Proteins from a single region of Acidianus ambivalens:
- a CDS encoding ACT domain-containing protein, whose amino-acid sequence MTQGRIVKVTGYYRDPGFLERVISTFRKLWVDIDWVTARRISDDGLYEVYLLVRETKNTHLAILNLSKTVDVEKVEVLEDGKLIPCQNDSFFIPSYTKVTTYSWGEKVG is encoded by the coding sequence GTGACCCAAGGAAGAATAGTTAAAGTAACCGGGTATTATAGAGATCCAGGCTTCCTAGAGAGAGTAATCAGTACATTTAGAAAACTATGGGTAGACATAGATTGGGTCACAGCGAGGAGAATAAGTGATGACGGCTTATACGAGGTTTATCTCCTAGTTAGAGAAACTAAGAATACTCACTTGGCAATACTCAACTTAAGTAAAACTGTAGACGTAGAAAAAGTTGAGGTTCTAGAAGACGGTAAATTGATTCCTTGCCAAAACGATTCGTTTTTTATCCCGTCATATACAAAAGTAACAACCTATAGTTGGGGTGAAAAAGTTGGCTAA